In Wenyingzhuangia fucanilytica, the following are encoded in one genomic region:
- a CDS encoding TonB-dependent receptor, which yields MKKISCLLMLLFSVMGVSQTLQGVVKDENNKAIDFMYIVNQRTQNHTHTNFKGMFEMDGLKPGDTLIFNKMGYQSKEVVFNSPKIEVVVKTNTIALKEVMLAPEISSENIITTIDVKRNPVKSSQELLTKVPGLVIGQHAGGGKAEQIFYRGFDIDHGTDLQVNVDGIPVNMVSHAHGQGYADLHFVIPETVDKVDFKAGPYHFSQGNFATTGTVDLKSKENLEHSLIKLEGGQFNTKRLLFMNTFLNKTDESAYVAIENLNSDGPFESPQNFKRFNINSKYLKTFNNTKLVFSFSHFVSSWNASGQIPQRAVDNGSITRFGAIDDTEGGETSRTNVSLKMIQKYADDSQMKHFAYYSKYKFGLYSNFTFFLNNPVDGDQIFQKESRDIFGYSSDYQKEFMLGDTELTFNTGVGLRTDIVGGNELSETKNKSEVLQRLRYGDVNETNYFGYASVAFQLNKWVLNPSVRLDYLSFGYHDLKPTNNETGFKLKEQTAAILSPRLNVTYTPNNHFQTYFKIGQGFHTNDSRLVTSSQGDAIPKAYSTDIGFVWKTTPELLFGLDLWGMISEQEFVYVGDAGIVEPNGASVRQGVSFNTRYQPIKALFLNFDANYTHARFRDEASGQDYVPLAPDFTLKGGISYKKDLGFYAGIDALHINDRPANEDNSIVAEGYTVTNLNMGYIWEKFELGVQIQNLFDVEWNETQFATESRLQNEAQSVEEIHFTPGTPFFVKGTIAYKF from the coding sequence ATGAAAAAGATAAGTTGCTTATTAATGTTGTTGTTCTCTGTTATGGGAGTTTCGCAAACTTTACAAGGAGTTGTAAAAGACGAGAATAATAAAGCTATAGATTTTATGTATATCGTAAATCAGAGAACGCAAAACCATACACATACTAACTTTAAAGGAATGTTTGAAATGGATGGTTTAAAACCTGGAGATACGCTTATTTTTAATAAAATGGGATATCAATCTAAGGAAGTTGTTTTTAACAGTCCTAAAATTGAGGTAGTTGTAAAAACAAATACCATTGCTTTAAAAGAGGTGATGTTGGCTCCAGAAATAAGCAGCGAAAATATTATTACTACTATAGATGTAAAGCGTAATCCTGTAAAATCATCTCAAGAATTGTTAACTAAAGTACCTGGATTGGTGATTGGTCAACATGCTGGAGGAGGAAAAGCAGAACAAATTTTTTATAGAGGATTTGACATAGATCATGGTACAGATTTACAAGTAAATGTAGATGGAATTCCTGTAAACATGGTTTCTCATGCTCATGGACAAGGATATGCAGATTTACATTTTGTAATTCCAGAAACGGTAGACAAAGTTGATTTTAAGGCAGGACCTTATCATTTTAGTCAAGGAAATTTTGCTACAACTGGAACTGTAGATTTAAAAAGTAAAGAAAATTTAGAGCATAGTTTAATTAAGTTAGAAGGAGGACAATTTAACACTAAGAGGTTATTGTTTATGAATACTTTTTTAAATAAAACAGATGAAAGTGCCTATGTAGCCATAGAAAATTTAAATTCTGATGGACCTTTTGAAAGTCCACAAAACTTTAAAAGATTTAATATCAATAGTAAATACCTTAAAACTTTTAACAATACCAAATTAGTGTTTTCTTTTTCTCATTTTGTGAGTAGTTGGAACGCCTCTGGACAAATTCCCCAAAGAGCGGTAGATAACGGAAGTATTACTCGTTTTGGAGCGATTGACGATACCGAAGGAGGAGAAACATCAAGAACAAATGTTTCTTTAAAAATGATTCAGAAATACGCTGATGATTCACAAATGAAACACTTTGCTTATTACTCTAAATATAAGTTTGGTTTGTATTCTAATTTTACGTTCTTTTTAAACAATCCTGTAGATGGAGATCAAATTTTTCAAAAGGAATCAAGAGATATTTTTGGATATAGTTCTGATTATCAAAAAGAATTTATGTTAGGAGATACAGAACTTACTTTTAATACTGGAGTGGGTTTAAGAACTGATATTGTTGGAGGCAATGAATTGTCAGAAACTAAAAACAAATCAGAAGTTTTACAAAGATTACGATATGGAGATGTAAATGAAACCAATTATTTTGGATATGCTAGTGTAGCTTTTCAATTGAATAAATGGGTATTAAATCCATCAGTTAGATTAGATTATTTGTCTTTTGGATATCATGATTTAAAACCAACAAATAATGAAACAGGTTTTAAGTTAAAAGAGCAAACAGCTGCCATTTTAAGTCCAAGATTAAACGTTACTTATACCCCAAATAATCACTTTCAAACTTATTTTAAAATAGGACAAGGTTTTCATACCAATGATAGTCGTTTGGTTACAAGCTCTCAGGGAGATGCAATTCCAAAAGCATATAGTACTGATATTGGTTTTGTGTGGAAAACTACTCCAGAACTATTGTTTGGATTAGACCTTTGGGGAATGATATCAGAACAAGAATTTGTATATGTGGGAGATGCAGGAATTGTAGAACCTAACGGAGCATCGGTAAGACAAGGAGTTTCTTTTAATACAAGATATCAACCTATAAAAGCCTTATTTTTAAATTTTGATGCCAATTATACACACGCAAGATTTAGAGATGAAGCAAGTGGGCAAGATTACGTGCCTTTAGCTCCAGACTTTACTTTAAAAGGAGGAATATCTTATAAAAAAGATTTAGGTTTTTACGCTGGAATAGATGCTTTGCATATTAATGATAGACCTGCCAATGAAGACAATTCTATTGTAGCAGAAGGATATACCGTAACCAATTTAAATATGGGATATATCTGGGAAAAGTTTGAATTAGGAGTTCAAATCCAAAACTTATTTGATGTTGAATGGAATGAAACACAGTTTGCAACGGAATCTCGTTTGCAAAACGAAGCACAATCAGTTGAAGAAATTCACTTTACTCCAGGAACACCATTTTTTGTAAAAGGAACCATCGCATATAAATTCTAG
- a CDS encoding anti-sigma factor, giving the protein MENIQEYIKSGILELYVAGTLSREESYEVYSMMQKHPEIKDYVKEIEHTVVKISEFSNKKGVSPYPFSKLITAINGGNTKVIPIRWYSYMGWAASVVLTVGIISLYSNNSNLKENLNKQIVSNIKLDGQRANLQGEVIAKSIELDTKNEVIAFISSEKTERVNLAGQNVAPESFATIYWDKETKEMYVDLSGLPKAPEGKVYQLWSLTLNPLTPTSLGTLDGYNNGQEFIKVNNANKSEAFGITLEPAGGSASPTLEQLYTLGLTKVS; this is encoded by the coding sequence ATGGAGAATATACAAGAATATATTAAATCTGGAATACTAGAACTGTATGTTGCGGGAACACTTAGTAGAGAAGAAAGCTACGAAGTGTATTCAATGATGCAAAAACATCCAGAAATTAAAGATTACGTTAAAGAAATAGAGCACACTGTTGTAAAAATATCAGAATTCAGTAACAAAAAAGGAGTTAGTCCTTATCCGTTTAGCAAGTTAATAACTGCTATTAATGGTGGCAACACTAAAGTTATTCCAATTCGTTGGTATAGTTATATGGGTTGGGCTGCAAGTGTTGTGTTAACTGTAGGAATTATTAGTTTATACAGCAATAACAGCAACTTAAAAGAAAACTTAAACAAGCAAATTGTTTCTAATATTAAATTAGATGGACAAAGAGCCAATTTACAAGGTGAAGTTATTGCTAAGAGTATTGAACTAGATACTAAAAATGAAGTTATTGCTTTTATATCTTCTGAAAAAACAGAAAGAGTAAACTTGGCAGGACAAAACGTTGCCCCAGAAAGTTTTGCTACTATTTATTGGGACAAAGAAACCAAAGAAATGTATGTAGATTTAAGTGGTTTACCTAAAGCTCCAGAAGGAAAAGTTTATCAATTATGGTCTTTAACACTAAACCCATTAACTCCTACAAGTTTAGGAACTTTAGATGGATATAATAATGGTCAGGAATTTATAAAGGTGAACAATGCAAACAAATCTGAAGCCTTTGGTATCACACTAGAACCTGCTGGTGGTAGTGCATCGCCAACGTTAGAACAATTATATACTTTAGGATTGACCAAAGTATCTTAA
- a CDS encoding Mrp/NBP35 family ATP-binding protein, with product MSITKSDITAILETITAPGEGKSLIENNNVTNVNIFGDEVVVDVQISNPTLQAKKKTETEIEKAIVAQFSSVKVKVNLSVATKKEEPKANPNQIKGEKIPGIQNIIAVASGKGGVGKSTVTANMAVSLQKMGFKVGVLDADVYGPSMHIMFDVAKAKPISVKVDGRSKMKPIENYGIKLLSLGFFTNPNEAVIWRGPMASKALNQMIFDADWGELDFLLIDLPPGTGDIHLSIVQALPITGAVVVSTPQNIALADAKKGVAMFQQKNINVPVLGIVENMSYFTPAELPENKYYIFGQDGAKHLAEDLETAFLGEVPLVQSIREAGDFGHPVALQDGTPQELAFKEITKHMAGELVKRNTDLPPTEAVKITNMSGCSTK from the coding sequence ATGAGTATTACAAAATCTGATATAACAGCAATTTTAGAAACGATAACGGCTCCTGGAGAAGGGAAAAGTTTGATAGAAAATAACAATGTAACCAATGTTAATATTTTTGGTGATGAAGTAGTGGTAGATGTACAAATTAGCAATCCTACTTTACAGGCTAAAAAGAAAACCGAAACTGAAATAGAAAAGGCGATTGTCGCTCAATTTTCTTCAGTTAAAGTAAAGGTAAATTTATCAGTAGCAACAAAAAAGGAAGAGCCTAAAGCAAATCCAAATCAAATAAAAGGAGAAAAAATTCCTGGAATTCAAAACATCATCGCTGTAGCTTCTGGTAAAGGAGGTGTAGGAAAATCTACTGTAACAGCTAATATGGCGGTTTCATTACAAAAAATGGGATTTAAAGTAGGAGTTTTAGATGCCGATGTTTACGGTCCATCTATGCATATTATGTTTGATGTTGCTAAGGCAAAACCAATTTCTGTTAAAGTAGATGGTCGTTCTAAAATGAAGCCAATTGAAAATTACGGAATTAAATTATTGTCTTTAGGTTTTTTTACCAATCCTAACGAAGCAGTAATTTGGAGAGGACCAATGGCTTCTAAAGCATTAAACCAAATGATTTTTGATGCAGATTGGGGAGAATTAGACTTTTTGTTAATTGATTTACCTCCAGGAACAGGAGATATTCATTTATCTATAGTACAAGCTTTACCAATTACTGGTGCTGTTGTGGTAAGTACACCTCAAAATATTGCTTTGGCCGATGCTAAAAAGGGAGTAGCTATGTTCCAACAAAAGAACATTAATGTACCTGTATTGGGAATTGTAGAGAACATGAGTTATTTTACTCCGGCTGAATTGCCAGAGAATAAATACTATATTTTTGGACAAGATGGTGCTAAACACTTGGCTGAAGATTTAGAAACAGCTTTCTTAGGAGAAGTTCCTTTAGTACAAAGTATTCGTGAAGCAGGTGATTTTGGTCATCCAGTAGCTTTACAAGATGGAACTCCACAAGAGTTGGCATTTAAAGAAATTACAAAGCATATGGCTGGGGAGTTGGTAAAAAGAAATACAGATTTACCTCCAACTGAAGCAGTAAAAATTACAAACATGAGTGGTTGCTCAACCAAATAA
- a CDS encoding MGMT family protein translates to MSNNQDFFKRVHAVAKQIPVGRVTSYGAIAKYLGAAKSARIVGYAMNASHGDLSIPAHRVVNRLGLLSGKHHFDGTNLMQQLLESEGVVVKDNKVQNFEDIFWNPTQEL, encoded by the coding sequence ATGTCTAATAATCAAGATTTTTTTAAAAGAGTACACGCTGTTGCCAAACAAATTCCAGTAGGTAGAGTTACTTCTTATGGAGCTATTGCTAAATACTTAGGAGCAGCAAAATCGGCAAGAATAGTTGGTTATGCTATGAATGCTTCTCATGGAGATCTTAGCATTCCCGCTCATAGAGTTGTAAATCGATTAGGATTGTTAAGCGGTAAACATCATTTTGATGGAACAAATTTAATGCAGCAACTTTTAGAAAGCGAAGGAGTGGTTGTAAAAGACAATAAAGTCCAAAATTTTGAGGATATTTTTTGGAATCCTACACAAGAATTATAA
- a CDS encoding RNA polymerase sigma factor: MDVDNLVQKFQEEKDVLAYEKLYEMYNKSMLGVINNILRDEDLSKDVLQEVFLKVWDNIESYTPKKGRFFTWLLNISRNAAIDKTRSKDYRINKQNQSLDIFVNISEQEEKEVSDEEKSLFAKIQKMSEKCRKVIDLIFYKGYTQRETSEELDIPLGTVKTRSRSCLENLRLSINR, translated from the coding sequence ATGGATGTAGACAATTTAGTTCAAAAATTTCAAGAAGAAAAAGATGTACTCGCATACGAAAAGTTATATGAAATGTATAACAAAAGTATGCTTGGAGTTATCAATAATATATTAAGAGACGAAGACCTTTCTAAAGATGTTTTACAAGAAGTTTTCTTAAAAGTTTGGGATAATATAGAAAGTTATACTCCTAAAAAAGGTAGGTTTTTTACGTGGTTGCTAAACATTTCTAGAAACGCAGCTATCGATAAAACAAGATCTAAAGATTATCGTATCAACAAACAAAACCAAAGCCTAGATATTTTCGTAAATATATCAGAACAAGAGGAGAAAGAAGTAAGTGATGAAGAAAAATCGTTATTTGCTAAAATTCAAAAAATGTCTGAAAAATGTAGAAAAGTAATCGATTTAATCTTTTACAAAGGCTACACACAAAGAGAGACATCAGAAGAATTAGACATTCCTTTAGGAACGGTAAAAACAAGAAGCCGTAGTTGTTTAGAAAATTTAAGATTGAGTATAAATAGATAG
- a CDS encoding NifU family protein, with protein sequence MSAEELQKKVETALDEIRPFLESDGGNISLISIEDNIVKVKLEGACVGCNVNQMTLKNGVEATIKKHAPQIEEVIDIS encoded by the coding sequence ATGAGTGCAGAAGAGTTACAAAAAAAAGTAGAAACAGCTTTAGATGAAATTCGTCCTTTCTTAGAATCGGATGGAGGAAATATTTCTTTAATTTCTATTGAAGATAATATCGTAAAAGTAAAGTTAGAAGGGGCTTGTGTTGGATGTAATGTAAATCAAATGACACTTAAAAATGGAGTAGAAGCAACCATTAAAAAACATGCACCACAAATAGAAGAAGTAATAGATATTAGCTAA
- a CDS encoding tetratricopeptide repeat protein has protein sequence MKTINYLLKITSSTLIIFLLFSCQQEKKQVVQNQDIQQYLELTEDVSLEKLQINLKFWEDKLSANPTQFTYNVEIAAIENQLFSKTGKIEHLKKAEMLLNNAVERTGYKQSGYLRALARNYISQHQFKKSLDLLKVAEANGDKKQETIKMLFDVHLELGNNKIAEQYLSNIENKRSFDYLIRIAKWQDHEGNLDATIAYMEEALQGAKEKGYEGLITWCETNLADYYGHHGDIEKSYQFYLKTLKNDPANVYALKKIAWISFSHDKNINQAKEIITKIKQRYAGADIDLLAYQIALYDQKDINQNYNNYWTEVSKSSYGQMYNKYNFDILEANKEYNKAYELALVEVQNRPTAQSYSLLALAVAHKENPAKGLEIIKEKNVLKSYEPEVLLRVAKVYALNKEQALVKPLKKELLEAEFELGPVKTIEIEKL, from the coding sequence ATGAAAACGATAAATTATTTATTAAAAATAACCAGCAGTACACTTATAATATTTTTGCTTTTTTCTTGTCAGCAAGAGAAAAAGCAAGTGGTACAGAATCAGGATATTCAGCAGTATTTAGAGTTGACTGAAGATGTGTCTTTAGAAAAGTTACAAATCAATTTAAAGTTTTGGGAAGATAAGTTATCTGCTAATCCTACACAGTTTACCTATAATGTAGAAATTGCTGCAATAGAAAATCAATTATTTTCAAAAACTGGAAAAATAGAACATTTAAAGAAAGCAGAAATGCTGCTAAATAACGCTGTAGAACGTACTGGTTACAAACAATCGGGTTATTTAAGAGCATTGGCAAGAAATTATATTTCTCAACATCAGTTTAAAAAATCATTAGATTTATTAAAAGTTGCAGAGGCAAATGGTGATAAAAAACAAGAAACTATAAAAATGTTGTTTGATGTACATTTGGAATTAGGAAATAATAAAATTGCAGAACAATATTTATCAAACATAGAAAATAAAAGATCTTTTGATTATTTAATTAGGATTGCAAAATGGCAAGATCATGAGGGGAATTTAGACGCTACAATCGCCTATATGGAAGAGGCGTTACAAGGAGCAAAAGAAAAAGGATATGAAGGGTTGATTACTTGGTGTGAAACTAATTTAGCTGATTATTATGGACATCATGGAGATATAGAAAAATCTTATCAGTTTTATTTAAAAACATTAAAAAACGATCCGGCTAATGTTTATGCCTTAAAAAAAATTGCTTGGATATCTTTTTCACACGATAAAAATATAAATCAGGCAAAAGAAATTATAACAAAAATAAAGCAGCGTTATGCAGGTGCAGATATAGATTTGTTGGCATATCAAATAGCGTTGTACGATCAAAAAGACATCAACCAGAACTATAATAATTACTGGACAGAGGTTTCTAAATCATCATACGGACAAATGTACAACAAGTATAATTTTGATATTTTAGAAGCAAATAAAGAGTACAACAAGGCATATGAATTAGCACTTGTAGAAGTACAAAATAGACCAACAGCTCAATCTTATTCTTTATTAGCATTGGCAGTAGCGCATAAAGAAAATCCTGCAAAGGGATTAGAAATTATTAAAGAAAAGAATGTATTAAAATCTTATGAGCCAGAAGTATTGTTAAGAGTAGCAAAAGTATATGCTTTAAATAAAGAACAAGCATTGGTAAAACCTCTTAAAAAAGAATTGTTAGAGGCTGAGTTTGAGTTGGGGCCAGTAAAAACTATTGAAATAGAAAAACTATAA
- a CDS encoding DUF4331 family protein, with protein sequence MIRKITTIGMMLSVAVISFNCSNNDDDNEMQESVTTVYVQEDQMGRPAVNTVFVASADKDVFNKTIPSKQGAAFASKFKTNLEALSPAFNESTDKNALGQTSTAFTTLLATDVLNVSLDGTTTFYDGTNVLTGRALADDVITVELILIFGGESGLTMSENPTLSDDNVSANDKDFLTSFPYLASPW encoded by the coding sequence ATGATACGCAAAATAACAACAATAGGAATGATGTTATCAGTAGCAGTTATTTCGTTTAACTGTTCTAATAACGATGATGATAACGAAATGCAAGAGTCAGTAACTACTGTATACGTTCAAGAAGATCAAATGGGTAGACCAGCTGTAAATACAGTGTTTGTTGCTTCAGCAGACAAAGATGTGTTTAACAAAACTATCCCATCTAAACAAGGGGCAGCATTTGCTAGTAAGTTTAAAACAAATTTAGAAGCTTTAAGTCCTGCGTTTAATGAGAGTACAGATAAAAATGCATTAGGTCAAACATCAACAGCTTTTACAACTTTGTTAGCAACAGATGTTTTAAATGTTTCTTTAGACGGAACTACTACTTTTTATGATGGTACTAATGTTTTAACAGGTAGAGCTTTGGCAGATGATGTAATTACTGTTGAGTTAATTCTAATCTTTGGAGGAGAATCAGGACTTACAATGTCTGAAAATCCAACCTTATCTGATGATAACGTAAGTGCTAATGATAAAGATTTCTTAACAAGTTTTCCATACTTAGCTTCTCCTTGGTAA
- a CDS encoding DUF4331 family protein, producing the protein MKTRKILLGLASIALVSGAIIAADHIDAPAVEGGTSDITDFYAFQGANTNNLVFVANVQGLITPENSAVAKFDKNVMIEFNIDTDGDYVEDYVIQAIPSSDDKMYVYGPAVPNETGKNSTLLSNSYKSSVAITPYGNDAITATTNASSVSGVKAFAGLRDDPFFMDFAQYSAIVGGTAGGFNNPGADTFAGTNVLSVVVEVPKTMIGSTGTINTWVTTKRKQ; encoded by the coding sequence ATGAAAACACGTAAGATTTTATTAGGGCTAGCATCAATAGCGCTTGTGTCTGGAGCTATTATAGCAGCAGACCATATTGATGCCCCAGCGGTTGAAGGAGGTACAAGTGATATTACAGACTTTTATGCTTTTCAAGGTGCTAACACAAACAATTTAGTTTTTGTAGCAAATGTTCAAGGATTAATTACTCCAGAGAATTCTGCAGTAGCAAAATTTGACAAAAATGTAATGATTGAGTTTAACATTGACACTGACGGTGATTATGTTGAAGATTATGTGATTCAGGCTATTCCAAGCTCTGATGATAAAATGTATGTGTATGGACCTGCAGTTCCTAACGAAACAGGTAAAAACAGCACATTGTTATCAAACAGCTATAAAAGTAGTGTAGCCATTACTCCATATGGAAATGATGCAATTACTGCAACAACCAATGCATCATCAGTAAGTGGTGTTAAAGCTTTTGCTGGGTTAAGAGATGATCCTTTCTTTATGGATTTTGCTCAATATTCTGCTATTGTAGGTGGTACAGCAGGAGGATTTAATAATCCTGGAGCAGATACTTTTGCAGGTACAAACGTACTTTCTGTAGTAGTAGAGGTGCCAAAAACAATGATTGGTAGTACAGGAACTATTAACACTTGGGTAACTACAAAAAGAAAACAATAA